The following proteins come from a genomic window of Planctomycetia bacterium:
- a CDS encoding DinB family protein — protein sequence MFERELTIYRFLTGYEKIVLADLPDEQFNQPPFPGGNPPSWIVGHLALSSDFVLMVLDKPRLCPKSWNVLFGPGSDPRKHLDKHPRKEELVAALGIGKEAVFREVPGASPDLLTKVNPFEPLRQYLPTAGDLITHLLTSHESFHLSQLSACRRSAGFTPVF from the coding sequence ATGTTCGAACGTGAACTTACCATCTACCGTTTTCTTACCGGTTACGAAAAGATCGTTCTGGCTGATTTGCCGGATGAGCAGTTCAACCAGCCGCCGTTTCCTGGGGGAAATCCCCCATCATGGATTGTAGGACACCTGGCCCTTTCATCCGATTTCGTATTGATGGTGCTGGATAAACCCAGGCTTTGTCCCAAAAGCTGGAACGTACTCTTTGGTCCCGGTTCCGATCCCAGAAAGCATCTCGATAAGCATCCACGAAAAGAGGAACTGGTGGCGGCACTGGGGATAGGTAAAGAAGCTGTTTTCAGAGAAGTGCCTGGAGCCAGTCCCGACCTGTTGACCAAAGTGAATCCTTTTGAACCACTACGACAATATTTACCTACCGCGGGAGACTTGATCACGCACCTGCTGACTTCCCATGAGAGTTTTCATCTCAGCCAGTTGTCGGCATGCAGAAGATCAGCAGGGTTTACACCAGTCTTTTAA